Genomic window (Streptomyces sp. NBC_00078):
GTGCGTCGCCGAGGTCCATTCCGGCGTCGGCGAGCGCCTGCTTGAGCACGGTCTGCTGCCCGTTGTACGCCCGGGTGATGGCGTACGACATGCCCACCCGGCCGACGAAGGCACGCTTCGCCTCCTCGAAGTCCACCGGCATCCGGCTGCCGAACGGCGCAGGCGTGAACGGCTCGTCGCCGCGGTGCAGGGGCTCCAGCGACGGATCGGCGTGCAGCGCGAGGGAGACCAGCCGAGCGAAGCCGCCGCGCCGGGAGAGGACAAGGGCGGAGGCGCCGTCGGCGTAGGGCGTGCCGGGATCGGTCTGCCAGCGGTCGATGCCCGGCGGGCAGAAGCGGTCGGCGCAGGTGAGCAGCGCGTCGCCGTGTCCGTGGCCGGCGGTGAGATAGGCGGCGGCGAGGTCCAGGGCGGCGAGGCCCCCGTTGGACATCTGCCGGATCTCCAGCGCCGGGCAGTTGTTGCCGAGGGCTTCTCGCTGGATGTACGAGCCCACGGGCCACAGGTCCTGGCCCTGGTGGTAGGTGTCCGCGTGCAGCAGCAGATCCACGTCGGCGGGGTCGCTGCCCGCGCGGGTCAGCGCCGTCCTGGCGGCGTGCGCCGCCATCTCGGCCGCCGACTCGTCCGGCGAGTACGACACCGACACGGCGCCGGTGGCAGTGGCGAGGCCCGGCGGGCAGTCGCCCGCGGCCACGGCGTCGTCGATGCGTAGACGGGACGGGAGACGTACGGACGTCGCCCGCAGGTGGATGTCTTCCACGCGCACAGCCGCTCCAGAGGGTTCGAGAGGGTCAGCCGGCCGGTGCGGCCACCAGGGCCTCGGCGTCGTGCCGCCGGCCCGGACGGTCGGACAGGACGTAGTGGACGGCGTCGAGCAGCGCCCCCAGGGCCGCCGCCGTCGCGTGCCGGTCCACGGCGACGGTGCCCCACTGCTGTTTTCCGCACCGGAACGACAACAGGACCCGTGTGGAGGGCGGTCCGTCCGGCTCGTCGGCGCCGAGTTCCCTGACCCGGTGCTCCACCAGGCGCAGCCCGGCCAGTTCGGGGAAGACCGGGTCGAGTGCCTGGTGCACGGCGGCGTCCAGGGCGTGCACGGGCTCCCTGCCCAGGCCGGTGGCGGTGCGCGAGGTTCCCTCGACACGCAGCCGCAGCGAGGCCCTCGCGCCGCCGCTCTCCCCGTCCAGGGCCACCTGCCAGCCCTCGA
Coding sequences:
- a CDS encoding ketoacyl-ACP synthase III family protein, which encodes MEDIHLRATSVRLPSRLRIDDAVAAGDCPPGLATATGAVSVSYSPDESAAEMAAHAARTALTRAGSDPADVDLLLHADTYHQGQDLWPVGSYIQREALGNNCPALEIRQMSNGGLAALDLAAAYLTAGHGHGDALLTCADRFCPPGIDRWQTDPGTPYADGASALVLSRRGGFARLVSLALHADPSLEPLHRGDEPFTPAPFGSRMPVDFEEAKRAFVGRVGMSYAITRAYNGQQTVLKQALADAGMDLGDARWVVLPHFGRRRLQSIYYKPFGIEPARTTWEFSRTVGHLGAGDQFASLDHLLVSGKAEPGDRCVLISVGAGYSWGCAVVEITERPCWA